The Deltaproteobacteria bacterium genome includes a region encoding these proteins:
- a CDS encoding sodium-translocating pyrophosphatase, which produces MFTRNVFFKAGIVSFLSILLASPLFASEAELVIPVLSAAQDHLLMIGFLICFAGMGFGLYEYYNVKKLPAHKSMLDISEIIFQTCKTYLIQQGKLLIVLEVFIGACIVYYFGVLQNMGLSGVLIILTWSIVGILGSYGVAWFGIRMNTLANSRMAFASLEGKPIKLLNIPLTAGMSIGVLLVCVELIMMLVILVFMPRDVAGASFIGFAIGESLGASALRICGGIFTKIADIGSDLMKIVFTIKEDDPRNPGVIADCTGDNAGDSVGPTADGFETYGVTGVALISFIVLAVFPLYQAELLVWIFVMRILMIITSIGSYFINKVVSTAVMGDKEKVNFEASLTSLVWITSIISIIVTFLVSKWQLGHYPNDLWFKLSIIISCGTLAAALIPELVKVFTSSKSKHCAEVVTASREGGPSLNILSGFVAGNFAAFWIGISIAALMFAAYYTSTFGLSNFMEYSSVFSFGLVAFGFLGMGPVTIAVDSYGPVTDNAQSIYELSMIEDIPNVEKEIEKEFGFKPRMDVAKHYLEENDSCGNTFKATAKPVLIGTAVVGATTMIFSLILLLRKSLGIQPEMILNLLNPYTLLGFLCGGSVIYWFTGASTQAVTTGAYRAVQYIKKNINLDNTSSSTENSKEVVKICTQYAQKGMFNIFLAIFSFALAFAFFSAPVSGPEPASFFISYVISIAVFGLFQALFMANAGGCWDNAKKVVEVDLKERGTPLHSAAVIGDTVGDPFKDTSSVALNPIIKFTTLFGILAMEMAIAPGMRESAGIVGLVFFIIALVFVWRSFYAMRIPIE; this is translated from the coding sequence ATGTTTACAAGAAATGTATTTTTCAAGGCAGGAATTGTATCGTTCCTGTCAATTCTGCTTGCGAGCCCTCTTTTTGCAAGTGAAGCGGAACTGGTCATTCCTGTATTAAGCGCGGCCCAGGATCATCTCTTGATGATCGGATTTCTGATTTGCTTTGCCGGGATGGGTTTCGGTCTTTACGAATATTACAATGTCAAGAAACTTCCGGCCCACAAATCCATGCTGGATATTTCGGAGATCATTTTCCAGACCTGCAAGACCTACTTGATTCAACAGGGCAAGCTGCTGATCGTTCTTGAAGTATTCATCGGCGCATGTATCGTGTACTATTTCGGCGTCCTTCAGAATATGGGCCTGAGCGGCGTACTTATTATCCTGACCTGGTCCATTGTGGGTATATTGGGTTCATACGGAGTCGCCTGGTTCGGTATCCGGATGAATACTCTGGCCAACAGTCGGATGGCCTTTGCATCCCTGGAAGGTAAACCGATAAAACTGCTCAATATCCCACTCACCGCAGGCATGAGCATCGGCGTCCTTCTGGTGTGCGTGGAGCTCATCATGATGCTCGTGATACTGGTCTTTATGCCCCGTGATGTGGCGGGTGCATCGTTCATCGGATTCGCGATTGGAGAGTCGCTTGGCGCGAGCGCCCTGCGTATTTGCGGCGGTATCTTTACGAAGATTGCCGACATCGGTTCGGACCTCATGAAAATCGTCTTCACCATCAAAGAGGACGACCCGAGAAACCCGGGCGTCATCGCCGACTGTACCGGCGACAATGCGGGTGACAGTGTCGGACCGACGGCCGACGGTTTTGAAACCTACGGCGTCACCGGAGTCGCCCTGATCAGTTTCATCGTTCTCGCCGTATTTCCCCTTTATCAGGCAGAACTGCTTGTCTGGATCTTCGTTATGCGTATCCTGATGATCATCACCTCGATCGGCTCCTATTTCATCAACAAGGTCGTCTCAACTGCGGTCATGGGGGATAAGGAGAAGGTTAACTTTGAGGCCTCTCTGACATCACTCGTCTGGATCACATCGATCATTTCGATTATTGTGACCTTCCTCGTCAGTAAATGGCAGCTCGGTCATTACCCGAATGACCTGTGGTTCAAGCTTTCGATAATCATCAGCTGCGGCACCCTCGCGGCAGCGCTGATACCGGAACTCGTAAAAGTCTTCACGAGCTCGAAATCCAAGCACTGCGCCGAAGTGGTCACGGCATCACGAGAGGGCGGACCCTCTCTCAATATCCTTTCCGGCTTCGTTGCCGGTAACTTCGCTGCCTTCTGGATCGGCATTTCAATAGCCGCACTGATGTTCGCCGCTTATTATACCAGCACATTCGGCCTTTCCAACTTTATGGAATATTCGTCGGTCTTCTCGTTCGGTCTTGTGGCTTTCGGTTTTCTCGGAATGGGCCCCGTTACGATCGCAGTCGACAGCTATGGTCCGGTTACGGATAACGCACAGTCCATTTATGAGCTGTCCATGATCGAAGATATCCCGAACGTTGAAAAGGAAATTGAAAAAGAGTTCGGATTCAAACCCCGTATGGATGTAGCCAAACACTACCTGGAAGAGAATGACAGTTGCGGAAACACCTTCAAGGCAACGGCCAAACCGGTTCTAATCGGTACAGCCGTCGTGGGAGCCACGACCATGATTTTCTCCCTGATCCTTCTGCTCCGAAAGTCCCTTGGAATCCAGCCGGAAATGATCTTGAACCTGCTGAATCCTTACACACTGCTCGGATTCCTCTGCGGCGGATCCGTCATTTACTGGTTTACCGGAGCATCCACGCAGGCCGTCACCACCGGCGCATACAGAGCTGTCCAGTATATCAAGAAGAACATCAATCTTGACAACACATCCAGCTCCACCGAGAACTCAAAGGAAGTCGTCAAGATCTGCACCCAGTATGCGCAGAAGGGTATGTTCAACATATTCCTCGCGATCTTCTCTTTCGCACTGGCCTTCGCGTTCTTCTCCGCTCCGGTTTCCGGACCCGAGCCCGCGTCCTTTTTTATCAGCTACGTGATTTCGATCGCAGTATTCGGTCTCTTCCAGGCGCTTTTTATGGCGAATGCCGGCGGATGCTGGGATAATGCCAAGAAGGTCGTTGAGGTTGATCTGAAAGAACGGGGAACACCGTTGCACTCGGCTGCCGTTATCGGCGATACCGTCGGCGATCCTTTCAAGGATACCTCGTCGGTCGCTCTGAACCCGATCATCAAATTCACCACACTGTTCGGGATTCTGGCAATGGAAATGGCCATCGCTCCGGGGATGAGAGAAAGCGCCGGAATTGTGGGGCTTGTATTCTTCATCATTGCGCTGGTCTTTGTCTGGAGATCCTTCTATGCGATGCGAATTCCAATCGAGTAA